The genomic window CGGTGCGAACTGAGCTTCGGCGTCGGCCCGGCGGGCACCGGCAAGACCTTTTTGGCGGCGGCCTATGGCGCATCGCTGCTGCGGCGCGGGCAGGTGGACCGGCTGGTCATTACCCGCCCGGCGGTCGAGGCGGGCGAGAAGCTGGGCTTCCTGCCCGGCGACCTGAACGAAAAGGTCGATCCCTATCTGGCGCCGATCTGGGAGGCGCTGAATGACATTCTGGGCGCCGAGGACGTGCAGCGGCGTCGCGACAAGGGCGAGATCGAAGCCGCCCCGATCGCCTTCATGCGCGGCCGCACGCTCAGCCATGCCTTCGTCATTGTCGATGAAGCGCAGAACACCAGTCGTCTGCAGATGAAGATGGTGCTGACGCGCTTGGGCGAGGGCGCGCGGATGGTTGTGACGGGCGATCCGTCGCAGATCGACCTGCTGAACCCGCGCGATTCCGGTCTGGCCCACGCCCTGCGGATACTGGACGGGGTTCAGGGCGTCGGCATCCTGAAGTTCGAGGCGTCCGACGTGGTGCGTCACGCCATGGTCGAGCGGATCGTGCGCGCCTATGACGCCGACGCTGCGCGCGGACGCCCCGCCCCGGACCTCGAAGACCCCGCATGATCGAGATTGAAGTCGAGGCGGAGGCCTGGACCGGCGTCCTGCCGGACGTCGAGGCCATCGTGGAGCGCGCGGCGCAGGCCGCGCTTGGCACGGTGGAGGGCGATATCGTCGTCCTGCTGACTGACGACGCCGCCGTGCGCGAGCTGAACGGCCGGTTTCGCGACAAGGACAGGCCGACCAATGTCCTGTCCTTCCCGGCGCCGGAGAACGCCTTTCCGCATCTGGGCGACATCGTCCTGGCTTACGGCGTCTGTGCGACCGAGGCCGAAGCGCAGGGCAAGACCCTGGCCGATCATCTAAGCCATCTGGTCGTCCACGGCGTGCTGCACCTCTTGGGCCGCGACCACGAAGACGACGCCGAGGCCGAGGAGATGGAGGCTGAGGAGCGCGAAATCCTGGCCCAGATCGGCGTCGCGGACCCCTATCTCGCCAAGCAGGACTGATCCGATGTTCCCCGATGCCCTGCTGGACCGTTTCGCGGCCCCGATCCGCGCCCTCCCCGACAGGAAACGCGCCCTGACGTGGCGGCTGATCCGCATCGTTCTGGCGCTGCTGGCCGGCGCCGGGACGGCCTTCGCCCATCCGCCGTTCGGAGTGCTGATCGGGCTTTTGGGCTATCCGCTGCTTATGATCCTGTCGGAGCGGTCCGACACAGCGCGCGGCGCCTTCTGGATGGGGTGGCTGGCGGGGTTCGCCTATTTCTTCGTCGGCTGCTGGTGGGTGGCCGAGGCGTTTTTCATCAATCCTGAACAGGCGTGGATGGCGCCGTTTGCGGCCAGCCTGCTGCCGGCGGGCCTTGGGCTGTTCTGGGGAACGGCCTGCGCCCTCTATCGTCAGTTCGCGCCGCTGGGCGCCGTGCGGGTGCTGTTGTTCGCCGCCCTGTTCTGCGCCGCCGAATGGCTGCGCGGCCATGTGCTGACGGGCTTTCCCTGGAATCCGGCCGGCGCGACCTGGCGCGCGGGCGGCGGCATGTCCCAGTTCGCCTCGGTCGTCGGCGTCTATGGGCTGAGCCTTGTAACGGTCGCGGCCACGGCGGCCTTCGCGCCTTTGATCGGACCGGGAGACAAGCGCAGCCGCCTGATCTCTACGGGCTTGGGCGCCTTGGCCCTGATCGCCGTCGGCGGGTTCGGCGCTGTCAGATTGGCGCAATCGGATCTTCAGTTCACCGACACGGTCGTGCGCCTCGTTCAGGCCGATGTGAAGCAGGAAACCAAATGGTCGCCCGAGGCCTATCGCTCCATTGTCGATCGCTATGTCGCCCTGACCGGTCAGGCGGCGACGCGGACGCCCAATGTCGTGGTCTGGCCTGAAGGCGCCCTGCCCGCCTCGGCCAACGACGTTTTCGCGTCAGCCGACGCCCAAGCCATCGCGGGCGCCCTGCGTCCCGGACAGACCCTGCTGATGGGCCTGGCGCGCGCCGAGCCGGACCTGACCGCGCCTGAGGGCGCGCGCTATTACAACAGCCTGTTCGCCCTGGCCGACGAAGGCGGGGCGGGCCTGAGGGTCGCCGCCGTCTATGACAAGCACCGGCTGGTGCCGTTCGGCGAATACCTGCCCTTGGGGTCGATCATGACCTCCATCGGCCTGCGCAGCCTGGTGCATATGCCCAGCGACTTTTCCGCCGGACCGACGCCGGCCCCGATCTCTGTTCCCGGCGCCCCGCCAGCCCAGGTGCTGATCTGCTATGAGAGCCTCTATCCCGGCTTCACGCCCGGCGCGACCGGGCGGCCCGAGTGGATCGTCAATGCGTCAAACGACGCCTGGTTCGGCGCGACCTCGGGCCCGCGCCAGCACCTGAACCTGGCCAGCTATCGCGCGATCGAGACCGGTCTGCCCATCGCGCGGGCCACCCCGACCGGCATTTCGGCCATGATCGACCCGTGGGGACGAATCGTCGACGGGCAACGGCTGGACCCCGGCGTCATGGGCGTTATCGACGCCCCCCTGCCCCGTCCGACGGGCGTCACGCCCTACGGTCGATTCGGCGACCTTCTGTTCTTCATCGGCTTTGCGGCAGCGCTCGTCCTATCCTTGTGGCCGTTGATTTTACGATCTAGGGTTCGCTCGAACGGCGCAGCGATTTGAGCATTTCGGGGGACGTCATGGCGCGTGAAAAGGACGAGGATCCGCATCCTGTCGATCGCCATGTCGGCCGTCGCGTTCAGGAAAAGCGTCTGGACCTCGGTCTGACCCAGACCGCCCTCGCCAAGGCCGTCGGCGTCAGCTTTCAGCAGGTGCAAAAGTACGAGAAGGGCACGAACCGCGTCTCGGCCTCGAAACTGTTCGAAATGGCCGAGTTCATGAAGGTCGGCATCCCCTTCTTCTTCGACGGTTACAGCAGCGCGACGGTCGGCGTCGCCGAAGAGGCGACCGCCTTCGACCACGAGCACCGCCCGACCAAGACCAGCGTCGAGATCACCCGCCTGGCGCCGCGCCTGCCCGCGCGCAAGCAGAAGCTGATCCTGGACATGATGCGGGATATGCTGGGCGACGAAGACGCCCAGAACTGAGGTCTAGCCGACCGCGACGATCTCGGCCGACTGACCGGCCACCGTCACCTCGTCGCCGACCCTTTTGCCCATGACGGCGCGGGCGAGGGGCGAGACATGGCTGACCGAGCCTGCGGCCGGATCGGCCTCGTCTTCGCCGACGATGCGCCAGGTCTGGGCGCGCCCATCCTCGCGCTCGATGGAGACGGAACCCCCGAACCGCACGGCCCCATCGTCCTCGGTCGGCGCGATCAGTTGGGCCGAAGCGCGCCGTGCGGACCAGTAGCGGAGGTCCCGCGTCGCGCGCGCCATGGCGGTGCGGTCGCTCTCGATCGAGCCTTGCACCTGGGCGGCGGTATAGGCGGCGCGGGCCGAGGCCAGTTCGGCCTCGATCGCGGCCAGCCCCTCGGGCGTGACCAGATTGGGATGGGGCGAGATCGGGCGGTCCGCCAGGTCGGCGGCGGTGGCTTCCAGATCTTCTTCGCGGGTGAAGGCAACGCTCATGACACGGAACATAGCGACGACGACGCCTATAGCCAGCGCGGCCGCAAGCGCGCAAAGCCACGCCATGCAACAGTCGCCCAGTCTTACGACCTCTCGCACCGTTCATGTGATCGGCGCCGGTCCCGCCGGATTGATGGCGGCCGAACGGCTGGCGCAGGCAGGGGTGGCGGTCGTGGTGCACGACCGGATGCCGTCCGTGGCCCGCAAGCTGCTGATGGCCGGACGCGGCGGGCTGAACCTGACCCATTCGGAACCGCTGGACCGGTTCATGACGCGCTATGGTCCCGCCCAGCCGACGGCCGCCGCCTGGATCGATCGGTTCACGCCTGCCGACCTGACCGACTGGGTCGAGGCCCTGGGGCAGGAAACCTTCGTCGGCTCAAGCGGGCGGGTGTTTCCCAAGGCCATGAAGGCGTCGCCCCTGGTACGGGCCTGGCTCGCGCGGCTTGAGACGCAGGGGGTCGATATCCGCACGCGCTCGCGCTGGACTGGTTGGCGCGACGGCGCGCTGGCGTTCGAGACGCCGGAGGGCGAGAGGCTGGAACGACCCGACGCTGTGGTCCTGGCTTTGGGCGGCGCCAGCTGGCCGCGTCTGGGTTCGGACGGGGCCTGGGCGCCTTGGCTGGAAGCGCAGGGCGCGTCAGTGTCGCCTTTCCGACCGGCCAATGTCGGCTTCGATGTGACCTGGTCGGCGCTGTTCCGTGATCGGTTCGCGGGCCAGCCGCTGAAAGGCGTCGCTGTCACCCATGGCGACCGGACGGCGCGGGGCGAGGCGATGATCGCCCGCTACGGCATCGAGGGCGGCGCCATCTATGCGCTGTCCGCCGCGCTCAGGACGACGGTCGAGACGGAGGGGCGCGCCGAGATCCAGATCGACCTGAAGCCGGATGTGGCGGTCGGAAAACTGACCGACCGTCTGTCGAAGCCGCGCGGCAAGGCCAGCTTGTCGAACCATCTGCGCAAGGTTGTCGGACTGGAGTCGGCCGCCGTCGCCCTGCTGTATGAGGCGGCCCCCCTGCCCGCCTCGCCTCGGGCCTTGGCCGAACGGATCAAGGCCATGCCGCTGACCCTGAGCGGCGTTCAGGGACTCGAACGGGCGATTTCCTCGGCGGGCGGCGTGGTGTTGGACGGCGTGGACGAACGGCTGATGCTGGCGGCGCGACCGGGTGTCTTCGTCGCCGGCGAGATGCTGGATTGGGAGGCGCCGACAGGCGGCTATCTGCTTCAGGCCAGCTTCGCCTCCGCCGTCGTCGCAGCCGAGGGCGTCATCGACTGGCTCGACAGCCGGAACTGAGAAAGGCAGGGTCGCGTGGTTCGATCAGGAGTATCCGATGCGCCACGCCTTACCCGCCGTTTCCATCCTCGCATTGATGATGGCCTGGTCCCCGGTCCTGGCGCAGGAGACGGCGCCGAACATCGACGCCGCGCGGATGAATGAGTCGGTTCGGATTCTGGCGTCGGACGATTTCGAAGGCCGCGCCCCCGCCTCGGCCGGCGAGGAAAAGACGGTCGCCTGGCTAGTCGAACAGTTCAAAGCCGCGGGGGCCGAGGGCGGCGGGCCGGACGGCGCCTTCGTCCAAGTCGCTCATCTTTCGCGCACGCGCCAGGACGGTCCGGCGACCGTCGCCGCGACCGTTGGCGGCAAGACCATCAGCCTGGAGCGCGGTCCCGACGTTCTGGTGTCCAGCGACCGACCGACCAACCACATCACGGTGACCGACGCCCCCGTGGTCTTCGTCGGCTACGGCGCCACGGCGCCCGAGCGCCAGTGGGACGATTTCAAGGACGTGGACGTTCGCGGCAAGATCATCGTCGCCCTGGTCAACGATCCCGACTTCCAGGCGCCCGACGGCGACCCGGTCGCAGGCAAGTTCGACGGAAACGCCATGACCTTCTATGGCCGCTGGACCTACAAGTTCCAGGAGGCGGGTCGTCGCGGTGCCGCGGGCGTGCTGGTGGTGCATGAGACGGCCGGCGCGGGCTATCCCTGGTCGACGCTGCAGAACTCATCGGCCGCGCCCAAGTTCGACATCGTGCGCGCCAACCCCGACGCCGAGCGTGCTGCGTTCCAGGGCTGGATCCAGCGCGCCAAGGCGGAAGAGCTGTTCACCGCTGCCGGCCTTGATTTCGCGGCCCTGAAGGACAGCGCGCGCAGCGGCGATTTCAAGCCCGTCGTCCTGCCCGGCCTGACGATGAGCGTCGATTTCGGCCAGATCGCCGACAAGGTGGAGACCAAGAACGTCATCGCCCGCATTCCCGGCTCCGAACGCCCGGACGAAACCGTCATGTACGGCGCCCACTGGGACGGTTACGGCGTCGGCACGCCGAACGCC from Brevundimonas fontaquae includes these protein-coding regions:
- a CDS encoding PhoH family protein produces the protein MARESEFVPLNDAELRAVIGPNSRHVALIEDAFKVLVEAPGGGVSVNGGARDRTDARQVIEDLAKRAALGAEVTEADVRAALGQARGGRGTPGMAAAGVSLPGGKRGAIVPKTKAQAAYLDMLGRCELSFGVGPAGTGKTFLAAAYGASLLRRGQVDRLVITRPAVEAGEKLGFLPGDLNEKVDPYLAPIWEALNDILGAEDVQRRRDKGEIEAAPIAFMRGRTLSHAFVIVDEAQNTSRLQMKMVLTRLGEGARMVVTGDPSQIDLLNPRDSGLAHALRILDGVQGVGILKFEASDVVRHAMVERIVRAYDADAARGRPAPDLEDPA
- the ybeY gene encoding rRNA maturation RNase YbeY codes for the protein MIEIEVEAEAWTGVLPDVEAIVERAAQAALGTVEGDIVVLLTDDAAVRELNGRFRDKDRPTNVLSFPAPENAFPHLGDIVLAYGVCATEAEAQGKTLADHLSHLVVHGVLHLLGRDHEDDAEAEEMEAEEREILAQIGVADPYLAKQD
- the lnt gene encoding apolipoprotein N-acyltransferase; translation: MFPDALLDRFAAPIRALPDRKRALTWRLIRIVLALLAGAGTAFAHPPFGVLIGLLGYPLLMILSERSDTARGAFWMGWLAGFAYFFVGCWWVAEAFFINPEQAWMAPFAASLLPAGLGLFWGTACALYRQFAPLGAVRVLLFAALFCAAEWLRGHVLTGFPWNPAGATWRAGGGMSQFASVVGVYGLSLVTVAATAAFAPLIGPGDKRSRLISTGLGALALIAVGGFGAVRLAQSDLQFTDTVVRLVQADVKQETKWSPEAYRSIVDRYVALTGQAATRTPNVVVWPEGALPASANDVFASADAQAIAGALRPGQTLLMGLARAEPDLTAPEGARYYNSLFALADEGGAGLRVAAVYDKHRLVPFGEYLPLGSIMTSIGLRSLVHMPSDFSAGPTPAPISVPGAPPAQVLICYESLYPGFTPGATGRPEWIVNASNDAWFGATSGPRQHLNLASYRAIETGLPIARATPTGISAMIDPWGRIVDGQRLDPGVMGVIDAPLPRPTGVTPYGRFGDLLFFIGFAAALVLSLWPLILRSRVRSNGAAI
- a CDS encoding helix-turn-helix domain-containing protein, with the translated sequence MAREKDEDPHPVDRHVGRRVQEKRLDLGLTQTALAKAVGVSFQQVQKYEKGTNRVSASKLFEMAEFMKVGIPFFFDGYSSATVGVAEEATAFDHEHRPTKTSVEITRLAPRLPARKQKLILDMMRDMLGDEDAQN
- the greA gene encoding transcription elongation factor GreA; translated protein: MSVAFTREEDLEATAADLADRPISPHPNLVTPEGLAAIEAELASARAAYTAAQVQGSIESDRTAMARATRDLRYWSARRASAQLIAPTEDDGAVRFGGSVSIEREDGRAQTWRIVGEDEADPAAGSVSHVSPLARAVMGKRVGDEVTVAGQSAEIVAVG
- a CDS encoding TIGR03862 family flavoprotein translates to MQQSPSLTTSRTVHVIGAGPAGLMAAERLAQAGVAVVVHDRMPSVARKLLMAGRGGLNLTHSEPLDRFMTRYGPAQPTAAAWIDRFTPADLTDWVEALGQETFVGSSGRVFPKAMKASPLVRAWLARLETQGVDIRTRSRWTGWRDGALAFETPEGERLERPDAVVLALGGASWPRLGSDGAWAPWLEAQGASVSPFRPANVGFDVTWSALFRDRFAGQPLKGVAVTHGDRTARGEAMIARYGIEGGAIYALSAALRTTVETEGRAEIQIDLKPDVAVGKLTDRLSKPRGKASLSNHLRKVVGLESAAVALLYEAAPLPASPRALAERIKAMPLTLSGVQGLERAISSAGGVVLDGVDERLMLAARPGVFVAGEMLDWEAPTGGYLLQASFASAVVAAEGVIDWLDSRN
- a CDS encoding M28 family metallopeptidase is translated as MRHALPAVSILALMMAWSPVLAQETAPNIDAARMNESVRILASDDFEGRAPASAGEEKTVAWLVEQFKAAGAEGGGPDGAFVQVAHLSRTRQDGPATVAATVGGKTISLERGPDVLVSSDRPTNHITVTDAPVVFVGYGATAPERQWDDFKDVDVRGKIIVALVNDPDFQAPDGDPVAGKFDGNAMTFYGRWTYKFQEAGRRGAAGVLVVHETAGAGYPWSTLQNSSAAPKFDIVRANPDAERAAFQGWIQRAKAEELFTAAGLDFAALKDSARSGDFKPVVLPGLTMSVDFGQIADKVETKNVIARIPGSERPDETVMYGAHWDGYGVGTPNAQGDKIYNAAVDNATGVAALLELVHAFAEGPRPKRSVVFAAWSGEEAGLLGSTYYAANPVWPLETSVANINVDSLLPGAEIDPNVVVIGKGKNQLDDILARHATETSRTLIADPAPQAGAFYRSDHFPLALKGVPALFPAAGFTGASAASRDYVQNRYHQPTDEWDSTWTMDAAAADVALIYAVGRELADGDQWPEWNAGAEFGPARDASKASRR